ACCGCCTCGAGGCAGAAGCGACTGTCCATCGTCGTCGACACGCGCCAGCTCAGGACCCGGCGACTGGCCCAGTCCATCACCGCGGCGAGATATACGAAGCCGCGCGCCATCGGGATGTAGGTGATGTCCATCGCCCAGACGTGGTTCGGGCGCGTGATCGTCTGGTGGCGCAGGAGGTACGGGTAGACCGGATGCGCGCGGTGTCGCTTGCTCGTGCCCGGCTGCGGGGCCACCGCGCTGATGCCCATCTTCGTCATCAGTGTCGCGATGCGCCGCCGACCGACGCCCGGGAAATCGGGCGCGAGCATGCGCCGGAGGCCTCGAGCGCCCCACCACGGCATCTCGAGGTGCAGGGCGTCGATGCGGCGCATGAGCGCGAGGTCCGCCTCGGACGGCGGCGCCGGCGTGTAGTAGATCCCGCTCCGGCTGATGCCCAAGGCAATGACCTGCTTCGTGAGGGGCAGGGCGTGGGTCCGGTCGATCATCGCTTGGCGCTCAGCCACCCGGCCTTGGTGAGCGCACGTTCCAAAAATCATTCTCCAGGGTGATCTCGCCGATCTTGGCGTGCAGCGCCGTCACATCGACGGGCGGCTCGGCGGGCTTCCCCCCGGAGGCGAAGACCTCGACGGCGCCAGCGAGCAGCTGTTCGCGCCATTGGCCGATCTGGTGAGCGTGGAGCTCGAAGCGTTTCGCGAGCTCGGCGAGCGTGGCATCGCCTTTCAGCGCGGCGAGCGCCACCTTAGCCTTGAAGGCTGGGGAGTGATTCCGACGGGGACGGCGGGGCATGAGGGCTCCAGGGAAGTGAGCGAAAGATCGCTCAGGGAGC
This window of the Gemmatimonadota bacterium genome carries:
- a CDS encoding IS3 family transposase (programmed frameshift); protein product: MPRRPRRNHSPAFKAKVALAALKGDATLAELAKRFELHAHQIGQWREQLLAGAVEVFASGGKPAEPPVDVTALHAKIGEITLENDFWNVRSHQGRVAERQAMIDRTHALPLTKQVIALGISRSGIYYTPAPPSEADLALMRRIDALHLEMPWWGARGLRRMLAPDFPGVGRRRIATLMTKMGISAVAPQPGTSKRHRAHPVYPYLLRHQTITRPNHVWAMDITYIPMARGFVYLAAVMDWASRRVLSWRVSTTMDSRFCLEAVDEAIARYGRPEIFNTDQGSQFTSADFTGLLTAHGIRISMDGQGCWRDNIFVERLWRTIKYEEVYLRAYATVSEARAGLGRYLTLYNTRRRHSSLADTTPDEAYFLTLRSPLRVAA